A DNA window from Daucus carota subsp. sativus chromosome 3, DH1 v3.0, whole genome shotgun sequence contains the following coding sequences:
- the LOC108211002 gene encoding uncharacterized protein LOC108211002, giving the protein MDSSAVTSCSSSSSPEIEMIEALTKRGWCFGDIDKVKAVIVVHSALHAGEATVDLIESELCNMDLNSIAAKSLPDSSVLRSKSSRLLGPKVLQISAVRDISRSMIAESSGNSSNKRLLRLKLTDGHSEITAIEYTQIPSIPDDVVPGTKIRLEDKAVMRNGILCLNAKVITVLGGVVPSLYEEWQMNQKYSGFSRTSAQLTNDGDAGGPPQFEKLHVGAPSRRLNQGKFPQFSERSSNNPSLAFLGKDKGSISGQSSEPLHSVGKVDSKNSNVESVSVNQRSEGNNSSSDSRPKEVVESIPVQNQAASQKLLEKMNNNGRGDRFARGGKHRGKGKFEEANVLTLDEWEKRKASANSSMKQGIPDVRQDEDLARQLQNQFDLEDHGQRGPQMTQADSIKLNMFSFAKDNVNDDGRSGFRGRGRGRGRGRGRGRGRFG; this is encoded by the exons ATGGACAGCAGTGCTGTTACCAGTTGTTCATCGTCATCATCACCGGAGATTGAGATGATAGAAGCGCTAACGAAACGAGGGTGGTGTTTTGGAGATATTGACAAAGTCAAGGCCGTGATTGTTGTTCATTCCGCACTTCACGCCGGAGAGGCCACCGTTGATTTAATCGAATCCGAGCTTTGTAACATGGACTTGAATTCTATCGCCGCTAAATCCCTGCCGGACTCTTCTGTTCTTCGCTCCAAGTCCTCTCGTCTTCTCGGCCCTAAAGTCCTTCAG ATTTCTGCTGTTAGGGACATATCTCGCAGTATGATAGCTGAAAGTTCAGGAAATTCAAGCAACAAGAGGCTTTTAAGGTTGAAGCTAACAGATGGACACTCTGAGATTACTGCTATAGAGTACACCCAAATACCATCCATTCCCGATGATGTTGTTCCCGGAACCAAG ATCCGTCTTGAAGATAAGGCCGTTATGCGAAATGGTATCTTGTGCTTAAATGCGAAAGTTATAACTGTATTAGGAGGTGTTGTTCCGTCGCTTTATGAAGAATGGCAAATGAACCAGAAATATTCAGGTTTCTCACGCACATCTGCACAATTAACAAATGATGGTGATGCTGGGGGCCCACCACAGTTTGAGAAATTGCACGTTGGGGCACCTTCACGTCGGCTTAACCAAGGAAAATTTCCTC AATTTTCTGAGCGGAGTTCGAATAATCCGAGCCTTGCTTTTCTGGGCAAAGATAAAGGTTCTATATCCGGACAGAGCAGTGAGCCACTGCATTCTGTCGGAAAGGTTGATAGTAAGAACAGTAATGTAGAATCAGTTTCAGTTAACCAAAGGAGTGAAGGAAACAATTCCTCCTCTGATTCAAGACCAAAAGAAG TGGTTGAGTCGATCCCTGTTCAAAATCAAGCTGCTTCACAAAAGCTTCTTGAGAAAATGAATAATAATGGCCGAGGTGATCGTTTTGCTAGAGGTGGGAAGCATAGAGGAAAGGGAAAATTTGAGGAGGCAAACGTCTTGACTTTAGATGAATGGGAGAAGAGAAAAGCTAGTGCAAACTCATCGATGAAACAAGGGATTCCTGACGTTAGGCAGGATGAGGATCTAGCACGCCAGCTTCAAAACCAATTTGACTTGGAAGATCAT GGACAAAGAGGACCCCAAATGACACAGGCAGATTCTATTAAACTGAATATGTTTAGTTTCGCTAAAGACAATGTTAATGATGATGGTAGATCAGGATTCAGAGGGAGGGGAAGAGGAAGGGGTAGGGGAAGAGGACGAGGGCGAGGCAGATTTGGTTGA